One segment of Purpureocillium takamizusanense chromosome 7, complete sequence DNA contains the following:
- a CDS encoding uncharacterized protein (COG:B~EggNog:ENOG503NVMP~BUSCO:EOG092645L9) has protein sequence MEDLLRDGYDNSHRAFLQALLSHGAITFEEAQAILAAIFNAQGGGGSSSGDTRPEQVTQEDFQAYLEVASEAASLFDYEIRSTIHQVTKQRIFALVNTASDPQTQLATTYSPEELAFIKRVLDGMFDKYNSPRMEVLAITEMQAIKFARPRNRRQTGGGDGDGQQHSPSQPQSAVSDRGLKHSEVETVLASLVHGGWFEKSRAGFYSVTPRALLELRPWLLETYNDPDLAPDEWQRIKFCEACRDIVTVGRRCSEPDCTLRLHDICQEAFLRAQRAEKCPKCSRPWVGDRYVGERAVTQTEAYQRGRKQSGARRATLADEVMEEQRQTDGESEQEEGEDVGEVAA, from the coding sequence ATGGAGGACCTCCTGCGAGACGGCTACGACAACAGTCATCGGGCATTTCTGCAAGCGTTGCTGTCGCATGGCGCGATAACGTTCGAAGAGGCGCAAGCCATCCTGGCGGCCATCTTCAAtgcccagggcggcggcggaagcagcagcggcgatACACGGCCCGAACAGGTGACTCAGGAGGACTTCCAGGCGTATCTAGAGGTCGCGTCTGAGGCGGCGTCTCTATTCGACTACGAGATCCGGAGCACCATCCACCAGGTCACAAAGCAGCGCATCTTCGCTCTCGTGAACACGGCATCGGACCCGCAGACGCAGCTCGCCACCACCTACAGCCCCGAGGAGCTGGCGTTTATTAAGCgcgtccttgacggcatGTTTGACAAGTATAACTCGCCGCGCATGGAGGTGCTGGCCATCACCGAGATGCAGGCCATCAAGttcgcgaggccgaggaaccggcggcagacgggcggaggtgacggtgacgggcagcagcatTCGCCGTCACAGCCACAGTCAGCGGTGTCGGACAGGGGGCTCAAGCACAGCGAGGTGGAAACGGTCCTGgccagcctcgtccacggcggtTGGTTTGAGAAGAGCAGGGCCGGATTCTACTCGGTCACGCCGCGCGCCCTTCTCGAGCTCcggccgtggctgctggAGACGTACAACGACCCGGACCTTGCGCCCGACGAGTGGCAGCGCATCAAGTTCTGCGAGGCCTGCAGGGACATTGTCACGGTGGGGAGGCGTTGCTCCGAGCCCGACTGCACGCTGCGCCTGCACGACATCTGCCAGGAGGCCTTCCTGCGCGCGCAGCGGGCTGAAAAGTGTCCCAAGTGCTCCCGCCCGTGGGTGGGCGACCGCTATGTTGGCGAACGGGCTGTCACTCAGACAGAGGCTTACCAGCGGGGCCGCAAGCAGAGCGGCGCGCGGAGGGCaacgctcgccgacgaggtcatggaagagcagcggcagacggacggggagAGCGAGcaagaggagggggaggatgTGGGCGAGGTGGCAGCCTAG
- a CDS encoding uncharacterized protein (EggNog:ENOG503NXVQ~TransMembrane:1 (o338-362i)), whose product MLEYFTYKKVKKHRAQKGAERDAKDEAQRHADKIKDSDEILDERARRQDRDKAAHQHKDKHHHQRLDELQRSSPVLDADDESFLEELLASHDGPAPPLPPRTYAAAELDWPSDNEAAASSLVAREGAGGGSDGGGDGEPSQSHKKGGADNKTTAAEKKPSRFSSLFIRHKKTGQGLEPENDDVSPAEGERETKDLGRVLDRLNLSAKNNKVISTDSSEVLQKFTQVFKDLVNGVPTAYDDLAKLVEDRDGTLSKGFDKLPSSLKKLVTQLPEKITQNLGPEILAAAAGSQGIKAEAEGGIKGTAKKILLPHNITELVTKPGAIVGMLRAIVEVLKTRWPAFIGMNVIWSVALSLLLFVLWYCHKRGREVRLEREKSESAIDGSDRIEELPDDPALPAPETRVVDADAEIAALAAAPGPTGLSAARRREASSPRRS is encoded by the exons ATGCTCGAGTACTTCACATACAAAAAGGTCAAGAAGCACCGGGCGCAAAAGGGCGCAGAGAGAGACGCAAAGGACGAGGCCCAGCGCCACGCCGACAAGATCAAGGACTCGGACGAGAttctcgacgagcgcgcccgccggcagGACCGCGACAAGGCCGCGCACCAGCATAAAGATaagcatcaccaccaacgccTTGACGAGCTTCAGCGGTCGTCGCCTGTGCTGGACGCAGACGACGAGTCTTTCCTCGAGGAGTTGCTAGCCAGTCACGAcggccccgccccgccgctccccccgCGAACttacgccgccgccgagctcgactgGCCGTCCGACAACGAAGCTGCCGCATCGTCCTTggtcgcgcgcgagggggctggcggcggcagcgacggcggcggcgacggcgagccaTCACAGTCGCATAAGAAGGGAGGTGCGGACAACAAGACCACCGCGGCCGAAAAGAAGCCGAGCCGATTCTCCTCGCTCTTCATTCGACACAAGAAGACGGGGCAGGGCCTGGAGCCCGAGAACGACGACGTGTCccccgccgagggcgagcgcgagaCAAAGGACCTCGGCCGCGTGCTCGACCGCCTCAACCTGTCGGCCAAGAACAACAAGGTCATCTCGACCGACTCGTCCGAGGTGCTGCAAAAGTTCACGCAGGTCTTCAAGGACCTGGTCAACGGCGTGCCCACCGCGTACGACGACCTggccaagctcgtcgaggaccgcGACGGCACCCTCTCCAAGGGCTTCGACAagctgccctcgtcgcttAAGAAGCTCGTCACCCAGCTTCCCGAGAAGATCACGCAGAACCTCGGCCCCGagatcctcgccgccgccgccggctcccagggcatcaaggccgaggccgagggtgGCATCAAGGGCACGGCCAAGAAGATCTTGCTGCCGCACAACATCACCGAGCTGGTGACCAAGCCCGGCGCCATTGTCGGAATGCTGCGCGCCATTGTCGAGGTCCTCAAGACGCGCTGGCCGGCCTTTATCGGCATGAATGTCATATGGAGCGTTGCGCTCTCGT TACTGCTCTTCGTGCTGTGGTATTGCCACaagcgcggccgcgaggTGCGTCTCGAGCGCGAGAAATCGGAATCAGCCATCGATGGCAGCGATCGCATCGAGGAGCTACCCGATGACCCggccctgccggcgcctGAGACGCGTGTCGTAGACGCCGACGCTGAGATTGCCGCATTGGCAGCCGCGCCCGGGCCGACTGGATTATCTgccgcgaggcggcgagaagcgtcgtcgccgcgacggtCCTGA
- the ASH2 gene encoding transcription factor, contains a PHD finger motif (EggNog:ENOG503NZB5~BUSCO:EOG09262X7T~COG:B~COG:K), giving the protein MSSDVETPKREPTPSGSVSSIPQKRVLDDTHGPAVSSPLNPDIRRLDSQPPEDASHPNRTKSSRAKKDSLKKREAKGGPDSRSGTPDPRAPPELATDETGPLRYKLAPPKPSDFEPPRGPITTSHHEVTTQAGQSVEFFETSEHVFNKKNFRYTHCIADPLFPSTIYYRQTESEPYGPRMSYEDAASHVFFDKSARQVTTNKGFRMARANVAVREGCWYWECKIVKGVRGPKDGSSKPEGGQHVRMGWARREASLDAPVGFDAYSYGIRDVAGEKVHMSRPKEFFPAGEGIREGDVIGLEIQLPSEYLHRKIMSGNYNPAVDSADEEPPSTAEAPNIVRDRVPIRFKAHTYFEKIEYHSTKELEDLMNPSPIGAGSSTSQTPNPLHAQPALRTLPQSCIKVYKNGTLMGQPFANLLGFLPPASKPMPQVGAREGLDDGMLGYYPAVSVFRGGAAEVNFGPNFWYPPPGYKHASVSTDDDVDMIPTEPRIRALSERWREQIAEDIVYDVVDEVDFWMQDGGGSTDQNGTAPREGSSAMGLGREEIKELVQDD; this is encoded by the exons ATGTCTTCGGATGTCGAGACTCCCAAACGGGAGCCGACGCCCTCTGGCTCCGTTTCCTCCATCCCGCAAAAacgcgtgctcgacgacacccATGGGCCCGCGGTGTCATCGCCTCTGAATCCAGATATTAGGCGGCTGGACTCCCAACCCCCTGAGGACGCTTCCCACCCGAACCGAACCAAGTCTTCTCGGGCGAAAAAAGACTCCTTAAAGAAAcgcgaggccaagggcggcccGGACAGCCGCTCCGGCACCCCAGACCCCAGAGCTCCGCCCGAGCTCGCGacggacgagacgggccCTTTACGATATAagctcgcgccgccaaagccCTCCGACTTTGAGCCACCCCGGGGACCAATTACGACGTCTCATCATGAGGTCACCACCCAGGCAGGCCAGAGTGTCGAGTTCTTCGAGACTTCAGAACA CGTCTTCAACAAGAAAAACTTTCGCTACACGCACTGCATTGCCGATCCCCTGTTCCCGTCCACGATTTATTACCGCCAGACCGAATCTGAGCCTTACGGTCCGCGCATGAGCTACGAGGATGCTGCGAGCCACGTGTTCTTTGACAAATCCGCGCGGCAAGTCACCACTAACAAAGGCTTTCGAATGGCGCGAGCCAATGTGGCAGTCCGGGAAGGATGTTGGTACTGGGAATGTAAAATCGTCAAAGGTGTGCGGGGGCCAAAGGATGGCTCGAGCAAGCCCGAGGGTGGCCAGCACGTCCGCATGGGTTGGGCAAGGCGCGAGGCTTCGCTCGACGCGCCCGTCGGTTTTGACGCCTACAGCTATGGCATCAGGGACGTTGCGGGTGAAAAGGTGCACATGTCACGCCCCAAAGAATTCTTTCCCGCTGGCGAAGGTATCCGCGAAGGCGACGTCATTGGGCTCGAGATACAGCTGCCGTCCGAGTACCTGCACCGCAAGATCATGTCCGGAAACTACAACCCCGCGGTGGACTCGGCTGATGAGGAGCCGCCATCCACTGCTGAGGCCCCGAATATTGTACGCGACCGAGTACCTATCCGGTTCAAGGCGCACACGTACTTTGAGAAGATCGAGTACCACTCAACGAAGGAGCTTGAGGACCTGATGAACCCATCGCCTATAGGCGCAGGCTCCTCAACCTCGCAAACCCCCAATCCGCTTCATGCGCAACCTGCCCTGCGCACACTGCCCCAATCATGCATCAAGGTCTACAAGAACGGTACCCTAATGGGCCAACCGTTTGCAAACCTCCTGGGCTTTCTTCCTCCCGCTTCCAAGCCTATGCCACAAGTTGGGGCACGCGAGGGCCTCGATGATGGGATGCTCGGCTACTACCCCGCCGTGAGCGTCTttcggggcggcgcggcagaggTCAACTTTGGGCCCAACTTTTGgtacccgccgccgggctacAAGCACGCGTCGGTTTCCACGGACGACGATGTGGACATGATCCCGACGGAGCCACGGATCAGGGCGCTGTCGGAGCGGTGGAGGGAGCAGATTGCCGAGGACATCGTGTACgacgtggtcgacgaggtagACTTTTGGATGCAAGATGGTGGCGGCTCGACGGATCAGAACGGCACGGCCCCACGCGAAGGCTCTTCAGCCATGGGCCTCGGGCGCGAGGAAATCAAGGAGTTGGTACAGGACGACTGA